The Streptomyces asoensis DNA window GTGATGAGCGGGCCCATCTCGGAGGTGGGGTCGTTGCCGGGACCGATCTTGATCTTCTCGGCGCGCTCGCGGATCTTCTGCACCAGCTCGTCGCCGATCGCGCCGACCGCCACGACCGCGGAGATCGCCATGCAGCGCTCGCCCGCCGAGCCGTAGGCCGCCGAGACGGCGGCGTCCGCGGCGGCGTCCAGGTCCGCGTCCGGGAGGACCAGCATGTGGTTCTTCGCCCCGCCCAGCGCCTGTACCCGCTTGCCGTTCGCGGAGGCGGTGGTGTGGATGTAGCGGGCGATCGGGGTGGAGCCGACGAAGGACACGGCCTTGACGTCCGGGTGCTCCAGAAGGCGGTCGACCGCCACCTTGTCGCCGTGGACGACGTTGAAGACGCCGTCCGGCAGTCCGGCCTCAGCGAGCAGCTCGGCCAGCTTCAGGGACGCCGACGGGTCCTTCTCGGACGGCTTCAGCACGAAGGTGTTGCCGGTCGCGATGGCGATCGGGAACATCCACATCGGGACCATCGCCGGGAAGTTGAACGGCGTGATGCCCGCGACGACACCCAGCGGCTGACGGAGGGACGACACGTCCACCCGGCTCGCCACCTCGGTCGACAGCTCGCCCTTGAGCTGCACGGTGATCCCGCAGGCCAGGTCCACGATCTCCAGGCCGCGCGCCACCTCGCCCAGCGCGTCGCTGTGCACCTTGCCGTGCTCGGCGGTGATCAGCTCGGCGATCTCGTCGCGGTGCGCGTCGAGCAGCGCCCGGAACTTGAACAGGATGGTGGTCCGCTTGGCCAGGGACGAGGTGCCCCACGAGGCCCACGCGTCCTTGGCGGCCGCCACCGCCGCGTCGACCTCCTCGACGGAGGCGAAGGCGACCTTCGTGGTGACCGCGCCGGTCGCCGGGTCGGTGACCGGCCCGTAGTTCCCCGACGCGCCTTCGACGGTCTTGCCGCCGATCCAGTGGTTGACGATCTTCGTCATGACCGAGTACTCCTTCACAGATGGCGGCGTCGGGTGGAGACGTGCCGTTCGTACAGCTCACGTGCCTTCACCGCGGACGGTCGCGTCGCGGTCTCGGCCACAGGTACATCCCACCAGGCCTGCGCCGGCGGCGGCCCCGACACAGTGTCGGCCGTTTCCGTCTCGACGTAGACACATGTGGGAGTGTCGGCGCGGCGCGCCTCGGCGAGGGCCTCGCGCAGTTCGCGGACGGTCCTCGCGCGCAGCACGCGCATGCCGAGGCTGGCCACGTTGGCGGCCAGGTCGACGGGGAGCGGGGCCCCGGTGAAGGTGCCGTCGTCCGCGGTGTAGCGGTACGCGGTGCCGAACCGCTCGCCGCCCACCGACTCCGACAGACCGCCGATCGAGGCGTAGCCGTGGTTCTGCACGAGCAGGATCTTGATCGCGATCCCCTCCTGCACGGCCGTCACGATCTCCGTCGGCATCATCAGGTACGTGCCGTCGCCGACGAGGGCCCAGACGTTGCGTTCGGGCGAGGCCAGCTTCACGCCGATCGCGGCCGGGATCTCGTATCCCATGCAGGAGTAGCCGTACTCCAGGTGGTACTGGTCCCGGGACCGCGCCCGCCAGAGCTTGTGCAGGTCGCCGGGGAGGGAACCGGCCGCGTTGATGATCACGTCCGACTCGTCGGCGAGGGCGTCGAGGGCGCCGAGCACCTGCGGCTGGGTCGGGCGGGTGTCCGGCTCCTCGGCCTCGTAGCAGGCGTCGACGCGCTGCTCCCAGCGCTCCTTGTCCTCCGCGTACTCGCTGACGTAGGCGTCGGCGACCCGGTGGCCGTGGGTGCGCAGGGCCGCGGTCAGCTCCATCAGGGCGCTGCGGGCGTCCGCGACGAGCGGCAGCCCGGCGAGCTTGTGGCCGTCGTAGGAGGCGATGTTCAGGTTCAGGAAACGGACGCCGTCGGCCGCGAACAGCGTGTGGGAGGCGGTGGTGAAGTCCGTGTAGCGGGTGCCGACGCCGATCACCAGGTCGGCGGTGCGGGCGAGTTCGTCCGCCGTCGCCGTGCCGGTGTGGCCGACGCCGCCCACGTCCTGCGGGTGGTCGTGGCGCAGCGAGCCCTTGCCGGCCTGGGTGGAGGCGACCGGGATGCCGGTGGCGTCGGCGAACTCGGCGAGGGCCTCCTCCGCGCGGCTGTGGTGGACGCCGCCGCCGGCCACGATCAGCGGGCGCCGGGCGGCGCGGACGGCACGGACCGCCTCCGCGAGCTCGGCCGGGTCGGCGGCCGGGCGGCGCACGGTCCAGGTCCGTTCGGCGAAGAACTCGTCGGGCCAGTCGTACGCCTCGGCCTGGACGTCCTGGGGCAGCGCGAGGGTGACGGCGCCCGTCTCCACCGGGTCGGTGAGGACGCGCATCGCCTGGAGCGCCGCCGGGACGAGGGCCTCCGGGCGGGTGACCCGGTCGAAGTACCTCGACACCGGGCGCAGGGTGTCGTTGACCGACACGTCGCCCGCGTAGGGGACCTCGAGTTGCTGGAGCACCGGGTCGGCGACCCGGGTCGCGAAGGTGTCGCCGGGGAGGAGGAGCACCGGGATGTGGTTGACGGTGGCGAGCGCGGCGCCGGTGACCAGGTTGGTGGCGCCGGGGCCGATCGACGTCGTCACCGCGTGGGTGGACAGACGGTTCGACTGGCGGGCGTAGCCGACGGCCGCGTGGACCATCGACTGCTCGTTGCGGCCCTGGTGGAACGGCATCTCGTCGCCGTACTCGACCAGCGCCTGGCCGAGGCCCGCCACGTTGCCGTGGCCGAAGATGCCCCAGGTCGCGCCGATCAGCCGCTGCCGTACGCCGTCGCGCTCGGTGTACTGGGCGGCGAGGAAGCGGACGAGTGCCTGGGCGACCGTCAGCCTCGTCGTCGAGGTCTGCGCCGTCATCGGTAACCCCCTGTGCTCTCTACGTGGTCCGGGTGGAAGCAGATCCGCCATTCCCGGGTCTCGCCCGGTCCCGCCATGACGTTCAGGTAGTACATGGCGTGTCCGGGCTGGGCGACGGCCGGGCCGTGCCAGCCGTCGGGGACGAGCACGGCGTCGCCGGAGCGGACCTCCGCGAGGACGTCGGAGCCGCCCTCACGGGAAGGGGACACGCGCTGGTAGCCGAAGCCGTTCGGGCCGTCGATCTCGAAGTAGTAGATCTCCTCGAGTTCGGCCTCCTCGCCCGGCCGGTGCTCGTCGTGCTTGTGCGGCGGGTAGGAGGACCAGTTGCCGCCGGGGGTGATCACCTCGACGGCGATCAGCTTGTCGCAGTCGAAGGCGTCGGCGGAGGCGAAGTTGCGCACCAGACGGGCGCAGTTGCCGCTGCCGCGCTCTTCGACGGGGACCTCCGGCGCGGGGCCGTAGCGGGCGGGGAGTTGTCGCTCGCACTTCGCTCCTGCCAGGGCGAAGCGGCCTCCCGCGCCGGAGGCGATCTGGACCCGGGCGTCCCGGGGAACGTACGCGAAGTCGGTGACCGACGCGAAAACGCTCTCCCTGCCCAGGAGTTGGAACTCTTCACCGGCTGTGCGCACGGTACATCCGCCGGCCAGCGGAAGGACGATCCACTCGCTGTCGCCGGTGGTGAACCCGTGGCTGCCGCCCGGCTCCAGCTCGACGATCCGCAGGCTGGAGTACTCCCAGCCGGCCCGCTTCGGGTCGATGTCGAGCACGTAGTCGCCGCCGGCGCCCGCGCCGTGCGGGATGTACAGGTCGTGGTGCGGCTCGGTCTTCGTCATGCGTCCCTCACAGCAGTCCGACGGCGGTGTCCACGGCGGCGGCCACGTCCCCGTCCGCCGGGTAGAGCAGCGAACGGCCGACGACCAGGCCCCGGACGGTGGGCAGTTGCAGTGCCCCGCGCCACTTCTCGTAGGCCCCGTCCTGGTCGTCGCCGACCTCGCCGCCGAGCAGGACGGCCGGGAGGGTGGACGTCTGCATGACCTCGGCCATGTCGTCGGGGTTGTCGGTGACCGGGAGCTTCAGCCAGGTGTAGGCGGAGGTGCCGCCCAGTCCGGAGGCGATGGCGACGGACTTGGTGACGGCCTCGGCGGAGAGGTCGTTGCGCACTTTGCCGTCGGGGGTGCGGCGGCTGATGAACGGCTCGACGAACAGCGGGAGCCGCCGGCCCGCCATGTCGTCGACGGCACGGGCCGTGGACTCCAGGGTGGTGAGCGAGCCCGGGTCGTCGTAGTCGATGCGGACGAGCAGCTTGCCCGCGTCGAAGTTCATCCGCTCGATGTCCTCGGGACGGTGCCCGGTGAACCGGTCGTCGAGTTCGAAGACGGAACCCTGGAGGCCGCCGCGGTTCAGCGAGCCCATGACGACCTTGCCGTCGAGCGCGCCGAGCAGGAGCAGGTCGTCGAGGATGTCGGCGGTCGCGAGGACGCCGTCGACGCCGGGCCGGGACAGGGCCAGGCACAGGCGCTCCAGCAGGCCGGCCCGGTTGGCCATGGCCAGCCTGTCGTTCCCGACGCCGAGCGCGCCGCGGGCGGGGTGGTCGGCGGCGACGATCATCAGCCGCCCGGAGTCCCCGATCAGCGGCCGGCGCGGGCGGCGGGCGGCCGCCTCGGCGATCGCTTCGGGGCGGTGGGTGCGCAGGCGGACGAGTTCGGAGATGTCGACGGTCGTCACAGGACGGCCCCCGCCTTGATCGCCGCTTCCACTTCGTCCGGGGTCGGCATCGCGGAGGAGCACTCCAGCCGGGAGGCGACGATGGCGCCGGCGGCGTTGGCGTGACGCATGATCTTCTCCAGGTCCCAGCCCGCGAGCAGGCCGTGGCAGAGGGAGCCGCCGAAGGCGTCACCGGCCCCGAGGCCGTTGAGCACGTTCACCGGCAGCGGCGGGACCTCGGCGGACTCGCCCCTGCTGTTGACGGCGAGGACGCCCTTGGGGCCCTGCTTGACGACCGCGAGTTCCACGCCCGCGTCGAGCAGCGCCTGTGCGGCGGCCCTCGGCTCGCGCACTCCGGTGGCGACCTCCACCTCGTCGAGGTTGCCCACGGCGACGGTGGTGTGCTTCAGGGCCTCGGCGTAGAACGGACGGGCGACCTTCGCCGGGTCGCCCCCGGACGGGTCGTTCCAGAACATCGGCCGCCAGTCGAGGTCGAAGACCGTGGTGCCGGCCCGGGCCCGGTGGGCGAGGGCCGCGAGGGTCGCCGTACGGCTGGGCTCCTCGCTCAGGCCGGTGCCGGTGACCCAGAAGATGCGGGTCTCGCGGACGGCGTCGAGGTCGAGTTCATGGGCGTCGATCTCCAGGTCCGGCGCCTTGGGCTGCCGGTAGAAGTACAGCGGGAAGTCGTCCGGCGGGAAGACCTCGCAGAAGGTGACGGGCGTCGGCAGCCCGGGCACGGGGGTGACCCAGCGGTCGTCCACGCCGAAGCCGCGCAGGGCCTCGTGCAGATAGGTGCCGAAGGGGTCGTCGCCGGTGCGGGAGATCACCGCGGTCTCGCGGCCCAGCCGGGCGGCGGCGACGGCGACGTTGGTCGCCGATCCCCCCAGGAACTTCCCGAAGGACGTGACCTGCGGGAGAGGCACACCCGTCTGCAACGGATAGAGGTCCACCCCTATCCGCCCCATGGTGATCAGGTCGTACGCCATCGAGTTCCCTTCGTATCGGCTCGTGCCCGGGAGGCCGCCCGTGACACGTCCCCGGCCCACGTCCCCGTATCGGCTCTCACGGCTTTCTAGCCCCGCACGGCGGGCCCTGTCAATGTTTTGTCCAGACATTCGGACCAGCCCTTGACACCCCTCCGGTGAGACCGCACGCTGACGGCCATGACGTCGTTGTCACCTCAGTCATCAGTTTCCGGTGTTTCGCGTATCCGTGTCGGATCCGCTCCCGACAGCTGGGGCGTCTGGTTCCCGGACGATCCCGCCCAGGTCCCCTGGCAGCGCTTCCTCGACGAGGTCGCGCAGTCCGGCTACGAGTGGATCGAGCTCGGCCCCTACGGGTACCTGCCGACCGATCCCGTGCTCCTCACCGAGGAGACCTCCAGGCGCGGCCTGAAGGTGTCGGCGGGCACGGTCTTCACCGGCCTGCACCACGGCGAGGCCGTCTGGGAGAAGACCTGGGCGCATGTCGCGGACAACGCGGCGCTCGCCCAGGCGATGGGCGCGAAGCACCTGGTCGTCATCCCGTCCTTCTGGCGGGACGACAAGACCGGCGAGGTACTGGAGCCGGACACCCTCACCCCCGAGCAGTGGCGCAACCTCACCTCGCTGACCGAGCGGCTCGGCAAGGAGGTGCGGGAGCGGTACGGCCTCCAGATCGTCGTCCACCCGCACGCCGACACCCATGTCGACAGCGAGGAGAACGTCGTCCGCTTCCTGGACGGCACCGACTCCGACCTGGTCTCGCTGTGCCTGGACACCGGGCACTACGCCTACTGCGGCGGCGACAGCGTCAAGCTGATCGAGACCTACGGCGAGCGGATCGGGTACCTCCACCTCAAGCAGGTCGACCCGGAGATCCTGGCGGACGTGCGGGCCAACCAGGTGCCGTTCGGGCCGGCCGTCGCGCGGGGCGTCATGTGCGAGCCGCCGTCCGGCGTGCCCGCACTCGGACCCGTCCTGGAGGCCGCGCAGAAACTGGACGTCGATCTCTTCGCGATCGTCGAGCAGGACATGTACCCGTGCGCGCCGGACGCCCCACTGCCCATCGCACAGCGGACGCGGGCGTTCCTCAGGTCGTGCGGGGCGTAGCCGCGCCCACCGGGGTACGAGGTCGCGTCCCGCGCGGGCCGCACGCGTGGGGCCGGTCGCGCCCCCGCGGCCGAGCCGCGCACCGATACGGCGCCCGCACCCCTTAACGGCATCGCCCGCGCCGTAGCACCATGAGTGCCCATGGCTGGGAGTGCCGTACACGTCCGATCCGGTGAAGGGCCCGGCGGGTCCTGGGAGTTCGCCCTCGCCGCACCTCATCCGCGGCTGCGGCCCGGGGTGCTGGGCTACCGCGGGATCCGGGTCGCCATGAACCGGCCCCGGCGGCGGCTGGAGACGCCCATCGGCGCCTCGACGCTGCTGCTGGGCTTCGAGCAGCCGGTGCGGATCTCCCGGGCGGGGCGGCCCGCGGACACCCTGGTGTCCGTGTACTGCGGGCCCACGACCACGCCCGCCGTCGGGGAGCACGGCGGGCGGTTCTCGGGCGTGGAGGTGCTGATGGCGCCCTGGGCCGGGTTCGCCCTCTTCGGGACACCCCAGCACGAGCTCGCCAACCGGACCGTGGACCCGGACGCGCTGCCGCACGGCCGGTCCGCTCCGCTGCGTGAACTCGCCGCCGCGCTCGCCGCGTCACCGGGCTGGGCGCAGCGGTTCGCGCTGCTCGACGAGGTCCTCACGCACTGGTGGGAGACCGCGCCCCCCGGATCGCAGCGCGTGGTGCGGGCCTGGTCGCTGCTGGTCCGCACCGCCGGCGCGATACCGGTGCCCCGGCTGGCGGAGGAGGTCGGCTGGAGCGTACGTCAACTGGAGAGCCGGTTCCGGGAGCAGATCGGGCTCGGCCCCAAGGCGGCGGCCCGGGTGCTGCGGTTGCAGCGGGCCCGTCGGTTTCTCGCCGAGGGGCGCAGCGTCGCGGACACCGCGGCGCTCTGCGGCTTCTACGACCAGGCCCATCTCAGCGGCGAGTTCAAGGCGATGACGGGATGCACACCGCGGGAGTTCACCCAGGCCAGGCGGCTCGCGGCGCAGGCGCACGGGGCGGCCGACCGGCTGCGCGGGGAGGCGACGAGCCTGGTGCTGCCGGCACGCCCGGACGATCGGTCCGGACCAGGTGCGCATTTTTCCAAGACCCGGCGCATTGGCTGAATACAGGCTGGAGCTCTGCCGGTCGATCCGGTGATGTCCGGCCGGTCCTGGTGCTCCGGCCGGGCCGGCAGGGCGTTCCGGGGGATGGCGGGGAGCGGGGAACGGGCCGGGGCCGTCGCAGCGGACCCGGCCCGGCCCCTGCCCGAGACGGGGCCGCGCGCCGACGCACCCCTCCCCCGGGCCCCGCGTGCGCCTGTGCGTCACTCCTGTCACAAATGCCTCCTTCACGTCACACATGTCGCGCGTACGCGGGTCTTCCGTCACAGCCGGTCGACGGCCGATCGCGCCCGGTCACCGGCTGTCGTTCAGGGGGCACAGGCTTGGTGATCGCCAGCGCAGCGCCGGGTCCCCCCGGGCGGCCCCCCGGCCGCCGACCCCCGCGCGCGCAGGGAGGTGCACGCATGACCGACCGAAGGCTCTGGTCCTACAAGGAGATCGCGGCGCACATCAAGGTGCAGCCGGACACCGTACGGTCGTACCGCAAACACGGACTGCTGCCCCCGCCCGACCACGTCGAGAGCGGGAAACCCTTCTGGTACGCCGACACCGTGCGCGCCTGGGTCGCGTCCCGGCCGGGAAACCGGGGACGCGATCGGCACTGATCCTCGCCGCAGGAAGAAGTGGCGGGAAAAAACCGGCTGTGCCCCACCGGGCGGGTGGGGCACAGTGCTGCGGGTGAACTTCTCCGACAAACCCCTGCTCCGCGGCCCGAAGACCGTCCTGAGGCCCTTCACCGGGGCCGACGCCGACACCATGTGGGAGATCA harbors:
- a CDS encoding sugar phosphate isomerase/epimerase family protein translates to MTSLSPQSSVSGVSRIRVGSAPDSWGVWFPDDPAQVPWQRFLDEVAQSGYEWIELGPYGYLPTDPVLLTEETSRRGLKVSAGTVFTGLHHGEAVWEKTWAHVADNAALAQAMGAKHLVVIPSFWRDDKTGEVLEPDTLTPEQWRNLTSLTERLGKEVRERYGLQIVVHPHADTHVDSEENVVRFLDGTDSDLVSLCLDTGHYAYCGGDSVKLIETYGERIGYLHLKQVDPEILADVRANQVPFGPAVARGVMCEPPSGVPALGPVLEAAQKLDVDLFAIVEQDMYPCAPDAPLPIAQRTRAFLRSCGA
- the iolB gene encoding 5-deoxy-glucuronate isomerase — protein: MTKTEPHHDLYIPHGAGAGGDYVLDIDPKRAGWEYSSLRIVELEPGGSHGFTTGDSEWIVLPLAGGCTVRTAGEEFQLLGRESVFASVTDFAYVPRDARVQIASGAGGRFALAGAKCERQLPARYGPAPEVPVEERGSGNCARLVRNFASADAFDCDKLIAVEVITPGGNWSSYPPHKHDEHRPGEEAELEEIYYFEIDGPNGFGYQRVSPSREGGSDVLAEVRSGDAVLVPDGWHGPAVAQPGHAMYYLNVMAGPGETREWRICFHPDHVESTGGYR
- a CDS encoding helix-turn-helix transcriptional regulator, which produces MTDRRLWSYKEIAAHIKVQPDTVRSYRKHGLLPPPDHVESGKPFWYADTVRAWVASRPGNRGRDRH
- the iolC gene encoding 5-dehydro-2-deoxygluconokinase → MAYDLITMGRIGVDLYPLQTGVPLPQVTSFGKFLGGSATNVAVAAARLGRETAVISRTGDDPFGTYLHEALRGFGVDDRWVTPVPGLPTPVTFCEVFPPDDFPLYFYRQPKAPDLEIDAHELDLDAVRETRIFWVTGTGLSEEPSRTATLAALAHRARAGTTVFDLDWRPMFWNDPSGGDPAKVARPFYAEALKHTTVAVGNLDEVEVATGVREPRAAAQALLDAGVELAVVKQGPKGVLAVNSRGESAEVPPLPVNVLNGLGAGDAFGGSLCHGLLAGWDLEKIMRHANAAGAIVASRLECSSAMPTPDEVEAAIKAGAVL
- the mmsA gene encoding CoA-acylating methylmalonate-semialdehyde dehydrogenase, producing MTKIVNHWIGGKTVEGASGNYGPVTDPATGAVTTKVAFASVEEVDAAVAAAKDAWASWGTSSLAKRTTILFKFRALLDAHRDEIAELITAEHGKVHSDALGEVARGLEIVDLACGITVQLKGELSTEVASRVDVSSLRQPLGVVAGITPFNFPAMVPMWMFPIAIATGNTFVLKPSEKDPSASLKLAELLAEAGLPDGVFNVVHGDKVAVDRLLEHPDVKAVSFVGSTPIARYIHTTASANGKRVQALGGAKNHMLVLPDADLDAAADAAVSAAYGSAGERCMAISAVVAVGAIGDELVQKIRERAEKIKIGPGNDPTSEMGPLITKVHRDKVASYVTGAAAEGCEVVLDGSGFTVEGFEDGHWIGISLLDKVPTTAKAYQDEIFGPVLTVLRVDSYDEGIALINASPFGNGTAIFTRDGGAARRFQLEVEAGMVGVNVPIPVPVGYHSFGGWKDSLFGDHHIYGNDGTHFYTRGKVVTTRWPDPADGPGGVDLGFPRNH
- a CDS encoding helix-turn-helix transcriptional regulator, giving the protein MAGSAVHVRSGEGPGGSWEFALAAPHPRLRPGVLGYRGIRVAMNRPRRRLETPIGASTLLLGFEQPVRISRAGRPADTLVSVYCGPTTTPAVGEHGGRFSGVEVLMAPWAGFALFGTPQHELANRTVDPDALPHGRSAPLRELAAALAASPGWAQRFALLDEVLTHWWETAPPGSQRVVRAWSLLVRTAGAIPVPRLAEEVGWSVRQLESRFREQIGLGPKAAARVLRLQRARRFLAEGRSVADTAALCGFYDQAHLSGEFKAMTGCTPREFTQARRLAAQAHGAADRLRGEATSLVLPARPDDRSGPGAHFSKTRRIG
- the iolD gene encoding 3D-(3,5/4)-trihydroxycyclohexane-1,2-dione acylhydrolase (decyclizing), producing the protein MTAQTSTTRLTVAQALVRFLAAQYTERDGVRQRLIGATWGIFGHGNVAGLGQALVEYGDEMPFHQGRNEQSMVHAAVGYARQSNRLSTHAVTTSIGPGATNLVTGAALATVNHIPVLLLPGDTFATRVADPVLQQLEVPYAGDVSVNDTLRPVSRYFDRVTRPEALVPAALQAMRVLTDPVETGAVTLALPQDVQAEAYDWPDEFFAERTWTVRRPAADPAELAEAVRAVRAARRPLIVAGGGVHHSRAEEALAEFADATGIPVASTQAGKGSLRHDHPQDVGGVGHTGTATADELARTADLVIGVGTRYTDFTTASHTLFAADGVRFLNLNIASYDGHKLAGLPLVADARSALMELTAALRTHGHRVADAYVSEYAEDKERWEQRVDACYEAEEPDTRPTQPQVLGALDALADESDVIINAAGSLPGDLHKLWRARSRDQYHLEYGYSCMGYEIPAAIGVKLASPERNVWALVGDGTYLMMPTEIVTAVQEGIAIKILLVQNHGYASIGGLSESVGGERFGTAYRYTADDGTFTGAPLPVDLAANVASLGMRVLRARTVRELREALAEARRADTPTCVYVETETADTVSGPPPAQAWWDVPVAETATRPSAVKARELYERHVSTRRRHL